A stretch of the Deltaproteobacteria bacterium genome encodes the following:
- a CDS encoding response regulator has translation MIDAKTVLIIDYDPASLAVLTDVLRDLTSTDPLICSGVAEAHDLLEARPVDALVCSVATATGSGLDFLTRIREDPGLQALPVVLLAGPSDRSRQAILERHGPTAIIFRPVSRRAVQEAFSTFWPGLAGAKIPSKTDWTGKVMARAADLIKADRLNHAMIYLQGLAEKGENPEVLGQIGLVRIKQGRCGEALEPLSRASVLAPSSTRFQEALALVFRRLGRIPEAVDALKKAARLHLEAADLDEARRLAQELDLITPDSGEGANILGAVLRRRGRLSEALETFAQAVKLAPKNAVFHCNLGRAALESRDLTRAEACFQQALALDPDLAEARDMLLALNFGKIP, from the coding sequence ATGATTGACGCCAAAACCGTACTCATCATCGACTACGATCCGGCATCCCTGGCCGTCCTGACCGACGTCCTCAGAGACCTGACCAGTACCGATCCCCTCATATGCAGTGGAGTAGCCGAGGCCCATGACCTCCTCGAGGCAAGGCCCGTCGACGCCCTGGTCTGCTCCGTGGCCACAGCCACAGGCTCGGGCTTGGACTTTCTGACCCGAATTCGGGAGGACCCCGGACTCCAAGCCCTGCCGGTGGTTCTCCTGGCCGGTCCTTCGGATCGGTCCCGCCAAGCCATTCTTGAGCGACACGGCCCCACGGCCATCATCTTTAGACCCGTCAGCCGCCGGGCCGTCCAGGAAGCGTTCTCCACCTTCTGGCCCGGTCTGGCCGGGGCCAAAATTCCATCCAAAACCGACTGGACAGGAAAGGTCATGGCCAGAGCCGCAGACCTGATCAAGGCGGACCGCCTCAATCACGCCATGATCTATCTCCAGGGCCTGGCCGAAAAGGGGGAGAATCCGGAGGTCCTGGGCCAGATCGGCCTGGTTCGCATCAAGCAGGGTAGGTGCGGAGAGGCCTTGGAGCCGTTGAGTCGGGCCAGCGTCCTGGCCCCATCCTCGACCAGATTCCAGGAGGCTTTGGCCTTGGTCTTCCGCCGTCTGGGACGGATTCCCGAGGCTGTGGACGCTCTGAAGAAGGCTGCCCGCCTCCATCTGGAGGCCGCAGATCTGGACGAGGCTCGACGCCTGGCCCAGGAACTCGACCTCATAACACCGGATTCAGGTGAGGGCGCCAACATTCTCGGAGCCGTCCTCCGCCGCCGTGGACGCCTCTCCGAGGCCTTGGAGACCTTCGCCCAAGCCGTGAAACTGGCGCCCAAAAATGCCGTCTTTCACTGCAACCTGGGCCGGGCAGCCCTGGAGTCTCGCGATCTGACCAGGGCGGAGGCCTGCTTCCAGCAGGCCCTGGCCCTGGATCCCGACCTGGCCGAGGCCCGGGATATGCTTCTTGCCCTTAATTTCGGAAAAATTCCGTAG
- a CDS encoding class I SAM-dependent methyltransferase: protein MTWNRETAERYDVWAETARGSLVLGLERAFLQKMVAPWPRRKQTLLDIGSGTGFFTTMFWEAGFEVTALDASPDMLSRARARLGNKAEYRVGVAEHLPFDDNEFDFTALVTVLEFCDDPAKALAEAGRVSRKGLLLVFLNRWSFYYLSHGRPRPDRGILSRGRWLSWPAIRRLVNEALDRPVLHARSILPGPSWTWRSWPGLQTLNGLCLPPWMGAFVAVRVDLGPRSAQTPLFAWKPQARPM from the coding sequence ATGACCTGGAATCGGGAGACCGCCGAGCGTTACGACGTCTGGGCCGAGACGGCGCGGGGCTCCCTTGTTTTGGGTCTGGAGAGAGCCTTTCTCCAGAAGATGGTCGCACCCTGGCCGCGGAGGAAGCAGACTCTGCTGGATATCGGTTCCGGCACGGGATTTTTCACGACCATGTTTTGGGAGGCCGGATTCGAGGTCACGGCCCTGGACGCCTCCCCGGACATGCTGTCCCGGGCCCGGGCCAGGCTGGGCAACAAGGCCGAATACCGGGTGGGCGTGGCCGAACACCTGCCCTTTGACGACAATGAGTTCGACTTCACAGCCCTGGTGACGGTCCTTGAATTCTGCGACGATCCGGCCAAGGCACTGGCCGAGGCCGGGCGGGTATCCCGCAAGGGTCTGCTGCTGGTCTTTCTCAACCGCTGGTCCTTCTACTATCTGAGCCATGGTAGACCAAGACCCGATCGGGGAATCCTGTCCCGGGGCCGCTGGCTCTCCTGGCCGGCCATTCGGCGCCTCGTCAACGAGGCCCTGGATCGGCCCGTACTCCACGCCCGTTCAATCCTGCCCGGCCCGTCCTGGACCTGGCGATCATGGCCCGGTCTTCAAACCCTGAACGGCTTGTGCCTGCCTCCCTGGATGGGGGCCTTCGTGGCCGTGCGGGTGGACCTGGGCCCTCGGTCGGCCCAGACTCCCCTTTTTGCCTGGAAGCCTCAGGCCCGTCCCATGTAG
- the ilvD gene encoding dihydroxy-acid dehydratase, which yields MRSSKMTQGLEKAPHRSLLLATGMSRDQMRRPLVGVCNSANEIVPGHVHLHTIARAVKDGVLMAGGTPVEFPTIGVCDGLAMNHEGMRMSLPSRELIADSIEIMATAHPFDALVLVTNCDKIVPGMLMAMLRLNIPAIIVSGGPMLAGRCRGHSVDLITVFEGVGRVSSGRMTEAELETLEDSACPTCGSCSGMFTANSMNCLSEAIGLALPGNGTIPAVSSARVRLAKEAGAQVMRLLESGIRPRDIVTEASVANAVTVDMALGCSTNTVLHLPAVFAEAGLCLSLDIFDRISSKTPNLCRLSPAGAHHVEDLDRAGGIPAVMAELSKAGLIDSKPMTVTGKSVGENLSTPAVSGGDGEVIRTVAEPYSAQGGIAILKGSLAPEGAVVKQSAVAPEMMRHKGPARVFDGEDAAVAAILGGKIKAGDVVLIRYEGPKGGPGMREMLTPTSAMAGMGLDREVALITDGRFSGGTRGAAIGHVSPEAAEGGPAALVREGDSILIDIPERRLDLDVPAGELALRLTQWSPPVREIQSPLLRRYAREALSAAHGAVWRR from the coding sequence ATGCGCAGCTCCAAGATGACCCAAGGACTGGAAAAGGCCCCCCATCGTTCCCTGCTTCTGGCCACGGGCATGAGCCGGGACCAGATGCGCAGGCCACTGGTCGGGGTCTGCAATTCGGCCAACGAGATCGTGCCCGGCCACGTTCATCTCCATACCATTGCCCGGGCCGTGAAGGACGGCGTGCTCATGGCCGGAGGAACACCGGTGGAGTTTCCGACCATCGGAGTCTGTGACGGACTGGCCATGAACCACGAGGGCATGCGCATGAGCCTGCCCAGTCGGGAACTCATCGCCGACTCCATCGAGATCATGGCCACGGCCCATCCATTCGACGCCCTGGTGCTGGTGACCAATTGTGACAAGATCGTCCCCGGGATGCTCATGGCCATGCTTCGGCTGAATATTCCGGCCATCATCGTCAGTGGCGGGCCCATGCTGGCCGGCAGATGCAGAGGCCATTCCGTGGATCTGATCACGGTCTTCGAAGGGGTTGGCCGGGTCAGTTCCGGCCGGATGACAGAGGCCGAGCTCGAGACCCTGGAGGATTCGGCCTGCCCGACCTGCGGGTCCTGTTCGGGCATGTTCACGGCCAATTCCATGAATTGTCTGTCCGAGGCCATCGGCCTGGCCCTGCCCGGCAACGGGACCATCCCGGCCGTGTCCAGCGCCCGGGTTCGGCTTGCCAAGGAAGCTGGGGCACAGGTCATGCGGCTTCTGGAGTCGGGCATTAGGCCCCGGGACATCGTCACCGAGGCCAGCGTGGCCAATGCGGTGACCGTGGACATGGCCCTGGGCTGTTCCACGAACACGGTTCTTCATCTTCCGGCGGTCTTTGCCGAGGCCGGGTTGTGCCTGTCCCTGGACATCTTCGACCGCATCAGCAGCAAGACCCCGAACCTCTGCCGACTGTCTCCGGCCGGTGCCCATCATGTCGAGGACCTGGACCGGGCCGGAGGCATTCCTGCGGTCATGGCCGAACTGAGCAAGGCCGGCCTGATCGACTCGAAACCCATGACCGTGACCGGAAAGAGCGTGGGCGAGAATCTCTCGACCCCGGCCGTTTCCGGCGGCGACGGAGAGGTCATCCGGACCGTGGCCGAGCCCTATTCGGCTCAGGGCGGCATCGCCATCCTGAAGGGAAGCCTGGCCCCTGAGGGTGCGGTGGTCAAGCAGTCGGCCGTGGCCCCGGAAATGATGCGCCACAAGGGCCCGGCCCGGGTCTTCGACGGCGAGGACGCGGCCGTGGCCGCCATTCTGGGGGGCAAGATCAAGGCCGGAGACGTGGTCCTGATCCGATACGAAGGCCCCAAGGGCGGCCCGGGCATGCGGGAGATGCTGACTCCGACCTCGGCCATGGCCGGCATGGGCCTGGACCGCGAGGTGGCGCTCATCACTGACGGCCGGTTCAGCGGTGGAACCAGGGGCGCGGCCATCGGCCACGTGTCCCCTGAAGCGGCCGAGGGCGGACCTGCGGCCCTGGTCCGTGAAGGGGATTCGATACTCATCGACATTCCGGAGCGCAGGCTCGACCTGGACGTTCCGGCCGGGGAGCTGGCCTTGAGACTGACCCAATGGTCGCCCCCCGTCCGGGAAATCCAGTCGCCGCTGCTGAGGCGGTATGCCCGGGAGGCCTTGTCGGCCGCCCACGGGGCCGTGTGGCGGAGATAG
- a CDS encoding RNA-binding protein yields the protein MNIYVGNLPYGLSDQELREAFEVYGEVSSASVIMDKMTGRSRGFGFVEMPDKGQAEEAIKALNDKDVQGRPWKVNEAKPRQDRQDRQDRPRRY from the coding sequence ATGAATATCTATGTCGGCAACCTCCCCTATGGTCTTTCCGACCAGGAATTGCGGGAGGCCTTTGAGGTTTATGGTGAAGTGTCTTCCGCTTCCGTCATCATGGACAAGATGACCGGACGTTCCCGCGGATTCGGATTTGTCGAGATGCCCGACAAAGGACAGGCCGAGGAGGCCATCAAGGCTTTGAACGACAAGGACGTCCAGGGTCGTCCCTGGAAGGTCAACGAGGCAAAACCACGGCAAGACCGTCAGGACCGCCAGGACCGTCCTCGACGCTACTGA